In one Mucilaginibacter sp. PAMB04168 genomic region, the following are encoded:
- a CDS encoding phosphatidate cytidylyltransferase: MKTRAITGIIFIVVMLGSFFAGPAVFGLFYLLLGIICLQEFYKLLKKAGLHPNLPAGIINGVLIFGYFALLCYRNATATPDAAFDFPLYRYVFLLPVTLAAILVWELYREFNNPFSNIAYTLFGIIFALIPFCFFHALAYVSTGYNPHFPMAFLFMLWANDTGAYLVGQQFGRTKLFERHSPKKTWEGFIGGVLISALVGYIISLYFNELPWRNWVSIAIIIGTVGTLGDLIESMFKRSINIKDSGGILPGHGGLLDRFDGLLLAAPVVFAYLYLIFN; this comes from the coding sequence ATGAAAACACGTGCTATAACCGGCATTATCTTTATTGTGGTAATGCTGGGTTCATTTTTTGCCGGTCCGGCGGTATTTGGCCTATTTTATTTACTGCTCGGCATCATTTGCCTGCAGGAGTTCTATAAACTTCTTAAAAAAGCAGGCTTACATCCCAACCTTCCGGCAGGCATCATTAACGGCGTTTTAATTTTTGGCTACTTTGCTTTATTGTGCTACCGTAATGCAACCGCTACACCCGATGCCGCATTTGATTTTCCGCTTTACAGGTACGTATTTTTATTGCCGGTAACGCTGGCTGCTATACTGGTATGGGAACTTTACCGAGAGTTTAATAATCCGTTTAGTAATATAGCCTATACTTTATTCGGGATTATATTCGCACTTATTCCGTTTTGCTTTTTCCATGCACTGGCTTATGTAAGCACCGGCTACAACCCGCATTTTCCAATGGCTTTTTTGTTTATGCTTTGGGCTAATGACACGGGTGCTTACCTGGTTGGCCAGCAGTTTGGCCGTACCAAGCTGTTTGAGCGGCATTCTCCTAAAAAGACCTGGGAAGGCTTTATAGGCGGCGTTTTGATCAGCGCACTGGTTGGCTACATCATTAGCTTGTATTTTAACGAGCTACCCTGGCGTAACTGGGTATCTATTGCTATTATTATAGGTACCGTAGGCACTCTGGGCGATTTAATAGAATCGATGTTTAAGCGCAGCATCAACATTAAAGACAGCGGCGGCATTTTGCCAGGCCACGGTGGCTTGCTTGACCGCTTTGATGGATTGCTGCTTGCGGCTCCGGTTGTTTTTGCCTATTTGTACCTCATTTTTAATTAG
- a CDS encoding non-canonical purine NTP diphosphatase: MPATLVFATHNQHKLQEVAAKTGDSLHLKSLTDIGCHDEIVEDGTTFRQNASIKSRYIYNKFHLNCFGDDSGLEIEALNNEPGVYSARYAGQHGQHEANINKVLQNLQGVTNRRACFRTVISLIWNGEEHFFEGTINGNIRQEKAGAEGFGYDPIFEPDGYNITFAEMSMAEKNRISHRAIAMEKLIAFLNEQAV, encoded by the coding sequence ATGCCCGCCACCTTAGTATTTGCCACCCACAACCAGCACAAGTTACAGGAAGTTGCCGCTAAAACGGGCGATAGTTTGCATTTGAAAAGCCTTACTGATATTGGCTGCCACGATGAGATCGTAGAAGATGGCACCACTTTCAGGCAAAACGCATCTATTAAAAGCCGTTACATATACAATAAGTTTCACCTTAACTGTTTTGGCGACGACAGTGGGCTGGAAATAGAAGCCCTGAACAATGAGCCGGGCGTTTACTCGGCACGTTATGCCGGCCAACATGGACAACACGAAGCCAACATTAATAAAGTTTTACAAAATCTGCAAGGCGTTACTAACCGGCGAGCCTGTTTCCGTACGGTAATTTCCCTGATCTGGAATGGTGAAGAGCACTTTTTTGAAGGCACTATAAACGGCAACATACGCCAGGAAAAGGCCGGGGCTGAAGGTTTTGGCTATGACCCGATCTTTGAGCCCGACGGCTATAATATCACTTTTGCCGAGATGAGCATGGCCGAAAAGAACCGCATCAGTCACCGCGCTATAGCGATGGAAAAGCTAATTGCTTTTTTGAATGAACAGGCGGTTTAA
- a CDS encoding peptidylprolyl isomerase: MRKFGIVLLSCLLTFTLAHAQKNTLDKVAGVVGGSIILKSDIELSYAQYLAQGGSPDPAIKCSILGRLLTQKLLAQQAVIDSVSVTEDDVDAQIDRRMRGMIQRAGGQDRLEQFLGRSVIQYKDEIRSDIKEQLVAEKMQQKITEKVSVTPQEVQRFFERIPKDSLPSYNKEVEVGEIVFQPKLNKDEKQFYRDKAEGLRTRVKNGEDFGTIARLYSQDPGSAPDGGDLGFFDRSQMVKEFTATAFKLKAGEISPVFESDYGFHFLQVIERRGEQVHARHVLVTPATTPASLERARLKADSVYTLITKNRQIDFSTAASVYSDDKETKYNGGMLMNAEDVQSRSTLIPTDKLDPQVALVVDTMKVNSISKPQLVTAQDGKSTYKVFYLRSVTNAHKANLAQDLPRLKENAQADKTNRTVSEWFEKKRKNTYVRIDPEFQSCTQLKEWVNTTQTAQIKP, encoded by the coding sequence ATGAGAAAGTTTGGAATTGTATTATTAAGTTGCTTATTGACATTTACCCTTGCCCACGCGCAAAAAAACACTTTGGATAAAGTGGCCGGCGTAGTAGGGGGAAGCATTATTTTAAAATCAGATATTGAGTTATCATACGCACAGTACCTGGCACAGGGCGGCTCACCCGACCCTGCCATTAAGTGTTCTATTTTAGGTCGGTTATTGACGCAAAAGTTATTGGCTCAACAGGCCGTAATAGATAGCGTTAGTGTAACTGAAGATGATGTAGACGCACAAATTGACCGCCGTATGCGCGGTATGATTCAGCGTGCCGGCGGGCAAGACCGCCTCGAGCAGTTTCTGGGCCGCTCTGTAATCCAGTATAAGGATGAGATACGTTCGGATATTAAGGAGCAATTGGTTGCAGAAAAGATGCAGCAAAAAATTACCGAGAAGGTTAGCGTTACTCCGCAGGAAGTGCAGCGTTTTTTTGAGCGTATTCCTAAAGATAGCCTTCCCTCTTATAACAAAGAGGTAGAGGTTGGCGAAATTGTGTTTCAGCCCAAACTGAACAAAGATGAAAAGCAATTTTACAGAGACAAGGCAGAAGGCTTACGCACCCGTGTTAAAAACGGCGAAGATTTTGGTACGATAGCCCGTCTGTATTCGCAAGATCCGGGTTCAGCGCCTGATGGTGGTGATTTGGGTTTCTTTGATCGCTCTCAAATGGTAAAAGAGTTCACAGCAACGGCGTTTAAACTTAAAGCCGGTGAAATATCTCCCGTGTTCGAGTCCGATTACGGTTTTCACTTTTTGCAGGTTATTGAGCGCAGGGGTGAGCAGGTACATGCGCGCCACGTACTGGTAACGCCGGCTACCACGCCAGCCAGCTTAGAGCGTGCGAGGCTTAAGGCCGATAGTGTTTATACCCTGATCACCAAGAATCGCCAGATCGATTTTTCTACCGCTGCCTCTGTTTATTCAGACGATAAAGAGACCAAGTACAACGGTGGTATGTTAATGAATGCGGAGGATGTGCAGTCGCGCTCAACGCTTATCCCAACCGATAAGCTTGATCCGCAGGTAGCGCTGGTTGTTGATACCATGAAGGTAAACAGTATTTCGAAACCACAGTTGGTAACAGCGCAAGACGGTAAATCTACCTATAAGGTATTTTACCTGCGTTCGGTAACCAATGCGCATAAGGCCAACCTTGCGCAAGATCTTCCGCGATTAAAAGAGAACGCGCAAGCCGATAAAACTAACCGTACAGTAAGTGAGTGGTTTGAAAAGAAAAGAAAGAACACCTATGTACGCATCGATCCTGAGTTTCAATCTTGCACTCAGTTAAAAGAATGGGTAAATACAACGCAAACCGCTCAAATTAAGCCATAA
- a CDS encoding OstA-like protein — translation MRKCLFIYILLLIAATATAQRKPKTTIVNLIRSDRSEGMKRNGEDVIKVYKGIFQQENSTLRSDSAYFYPQKNSFDAFGNVNINQGDTLNVYGDKLYYNGNTHVALVTDNVRMVDRDATLTTNYLTYNTATRIGTYTGGGKLVNKDNTLISKNGYYFASTRDAYFRYNVVLTTIDATIRTDTLRYNSGTRISYFYGPTRIIGKDKDTLYTERGEYHTITEEAFFSKKNLYTQNTKSLKGDSLYFDRLKGYGRAVKNVTFDDKEQKVTIKGQLGTYYKADERVIVTQNPYAIFITEQRDTTQKDSAVVPPAPVKGSKNTAAKKSTPATSLPVVKSTANAKNLPVKSTATSNDSLAVKPPPRVKRDTIYWGADTLETQIVTNKVLRAMQEKMRLAGIRDTSLMATKAAIVKKTPLRLSTTKNLIPMPPADIKMDMSFLKPDYFGKPKPVDTTQKKKVVKDSTLKKKPVLAVKPSRPDSVFMQRQFTLSDTARIRILSAHHNAKIFKSDLQAKADSMFYSYSDSTMRCFVNPMFWTQGSQISGDTIYLQLKNKKLDNMDIFLSAFTVNIEKNDSTHFNQVAGKRMRGFFADNKLQRLFVDGNAETIYFNRDSGVVTQLLRTISSRIRVNFKNNSASNITQYTKVEQNIKPIDKATDDDKILKGFIWKPKDRPVSKESIISPLARKKPTGKMPVKKTLAKAPAGTSRKSSPPGIKPPPADSTATKSGSPLVDPATVKRPMPDSTMKGPGTTTKPTRRDSSRVNP, via the coding sequence GTGAGAAAATGTCTCTTTATATACATCCTGTTACTGATTGCTGCCACGGCTACTGCACAACGAAAGCCCAAAACTACCATAGTTAATCTGATTCGGTCAGACCGCAGTGAGGGCATGAAGCGCAATGGAGAAGATGTTATTAAGGTATACAAGGGCATTTTTCAACAAGAGAATTCTACACTACGATCAGACAGCGCCTATTTTTATCCGCAAAAAAATTCATTTGACGCCTTCGGCAATGTGAACATTAATCAGGGCGATACGCTGAACGTTTATGGTGATAAGCTGTATTACAACGGTAATACACACGTGGCCTTGGTTACAGACAATGTACGCATGGTTGACCGCGACGCCACTTTAACAACTAATTACCTTACGTACAATACCGCTACCCGCATTGGTACTTATACAGGCGGTGGTAAGCTGGTAAATAAGGACAATACCCTGATCAGCAAAAACGGTTATTATTTTGCGTCCACACGTGATGCTTACTTTCGATACAATGTGGTACTCACTACTATTGATGCTACTATCCGTACCGATACCTTGCGTTACAATTCAGGTACCCGTATATCTTACTTTTATGGCCCTACCCGAATTATTGGTAAAGACAAAGATACACTGTACACCGAGCGAGGCGAGTACCATACCATTACCGAAGAGGCATTCTTCAGTAAAAAGAATTTGTACACGCAAAATACAAAATCGTTAAAAGGCGATAGCCTTTATTTTGACCGCTTAAAGGGATATGGCAGGGCAGTAAAGAATGTAACTTTTGATGATAAGGAGCAAAAGGTGACCATTAAAGGCCAGCTTGGAACTTATTATAAAGCTGATGAGCGTGTAATAGTCACCCAAAACCCATACGCCATATTTATAACCGAGCAGCGTGATACTACACAAAAAGACTCGGCTGTTGTACCACCAGCTCCGGTAAAGGGGAGCAAAAACACGGCTGCCAAAAAATCAACGCCTGCCACTAGCTTACCTGTGGTTAAATCTACAGCGAATGCCAAAAATTTACCGGTTAAAAGCACAGCAACCAGTAATGATTCATTAGCCGTAAAGCCGCCACCGCGTGTTAAGCGCGATACCATTTACTGGGGTGCCGACACGCTCGAAACCCAGATTGTTACTAACAAAGTACTGCGCGCCATGCAAGAGAAAATGCGGCTGGCCGGTATACGCGATACGAGTTTAATGGCAACAAAAGCGGCTATAGTTAAAAAGACGCCTTTAAGGCTTTCAACTACTAAAAACCTGATACCGATGCCGCCCGCCGATATTAAGATGGATATGAGCTTTTTAAAGCCCGACTATTTTGGCAAACCTAAACCGGTAGATACAACACAAAAGAAGAAGGTAGTAAAAGACTCGACATTGAAGAAAAAGCCGGTTTTAGCTGTGAAGCCCTCGCGGCCCGATTCGGTATTTATGCAAAGGCAGTTTACTTTGAGTGATACGGCCCGTATCCGTATCCTGAGCGCTCATCATAATGCAAAAATATTTAAGTCGGATTTACAGGCCAAGGCAGATTCTATGTTCTACAGTTACAGCGATTCTACCATGCGTTGCTTTGTGAACCCTATGTTCTGGACTCAAGGATCACAAATTTCTGGTGATACGATTTATTTGCAGTTAAAAAACAAGAAGCTGGATAACATGGATATATTCCTTTCGGCCTTTACGGTCAATATCGAAAAGAATGACTCCACCCATTTTAATCAGGTGGCCGGCAAACGTATGCGGGGCTTTTTTGCCGACAACAAGCTGCAGCGCCTGTTTGTAGATGGTAATGCCGAAACTATTTACTTTAACCGCGATAGCGGTGTAGTAACCCAGTTACTGCGTACTATAAGCAGCCGCATACGGGTTAATTTTAAAAATAACAGCGCCAGCAATATTACACAGTATACCAAAGTAGAACAAAACATTAAGCCGATTGACAAGGCTACCGACGATGATAAGATATTAAAAGGCTTTATCTGGAAACCTAAAGACCGGCCTGTATCTAAGGAATCCATCATATCGCCATTGGCCAGGAAAAAGCCTACAGGAAAGATGCCGGTTAAAAAGACACTTGCAAAAGCGCCAGCAGGCACGAGCCGCAAATCAAGCCCGCCAGGCATTAAGCCGCCACCTGCCGATTCCACTGCAACCAAGTCGGGGTCACCGCTGGTAGATCCGGCAACAGTTAAACGCCCTATGCCAGACAGTACCATGAAAGGTCCTGGCACTACCACCAAGCCTACGAGGCGTGATAGCTCCAGAGTGAATCCTTAA
- a CDS encoding MoxR family ATPase — MSSYRSEVEAADALRQAYLNTKAEIGKVIVGQDEVIKSVLISIFSNGHCLLVGVPGLAKTLLVQTIARVLDLNFNRVQFTPDLMPSDIIGAEILGEDRHFKFIKGPIFSNIILADEINRTPPKTQAALLEAMQEKAVTAAGVTHKLDQPFFVLATQNPIEQEGTYPLPEAQLDRFMFNVTLGYPSFAEELQVVKNTTSTNTVQLNKVISAREIIEFQQLVRNIPVTDHVLEYAVRMVSKTRPQGELATPQVKRLLNWGAGPRASQFLILGAKCHAVISGKYSPDIEDVQAVAKPILRHRIVRSYHAEAEGLSTDQIIEQLF, encoded by the coding sequence ATGTCGTCGTACCGTTCAGAAGTAGAAGCTGCTGATGCCTTAAGGCAGGCATACTTAAACACAAAGGCCGAAATAGGGAAAGTTATAGTAGGCCAGGATGAAGTTATAAAGTCGGTACTGATTTCTATATTTAGCAATGGCCATTGCTTGTTGGTAGGTGTGCCCGGTTTGGCTAAAACCTTATTGGTGCAAACTATTGCTCGCGTGCTCGATCTTAATTTCAACAGGGTACAGTTCACGCCAGATTTAATGCCGTCAGACATTATCGGTGCGGAAATATTGGGTGAAGACCGGCACTTTAAGTTTATAAAAGGCCCTATTTTTTCGAATATTATATTGGCCGATGAAATTAACCGTACGCCGCCGAAAACGCAGGCCGCTCTTTTAGAGGCCATGCAGGAAAAGGCGGTTACAGCGGCAGGTGTTACCCATAAGCTGGATCAGCCGTTTTTTGTGTTAGCTACCCAAAACCCTATTGAACAAGAAGGTACCTATCCTTTACCGGAGGCTCAACTGGACCGTTTTATGTTTAACGTTACGCTAGGTTATCCATCATTTGCTGAAGAGTTGCAAGTTGTAAAGAATACAACCAGCACGAATACTGTGCAACTGAACAAGGTAATTAGTGCACGCGAGATTATAGAGTTTCAGCAATTGGTAAGGAATATCCCGGTTACAGATCATGTGTTGGAATATGCCGTGCGCATGGTGTCTAAAACACGTCCGCAGGGTGAACTGGCTACACCGCAGGTTAAGCGTTTACTCAATTGGGGCGCGGGCCCTCGTGCGTCGCAGTTTTTAATCTTAGGTGCTAAATGTCATGCGGTAATCAGCGGTAAGTACTCGCCCGATATTGAGGATGTACAGGCCGTTGCCAAGCCTATTTTAAGGCATCGCATAGTACGCAGTTACCACGCCGAAGCTGAAGGCTTGAGTACAGATCAGATTATAGAGCAGTTGTTTTAA
- a CDS encoding DUF2007 domain-containing protein, whose translation MEKNWVKIYTSTDYYQAEIIKQVLIEHEIGAVLLNRQSSSHRNFGNVEVYIHEEDFSKAIELMVMNQISL comes from the coding sequence ATGGAAAAAAACTGGGTTAAAATTTATACCTCAACCGATTACTATCAGGCCGAGATCATTAAACAAGTGCTTATTGAGCACGAGATTGGCGCCGTACTCCTTAACCGGCAATCATCATCACACCGTAACTTTGGCAATGTTGAAGTTTACATTCACGAAGAAGATTTTAGCAAAGCCATTGAGCTGATGGTAATGAACCAGATTAGTTTATGA
- a CDS encoding CPBP family intramembrane glutamic endopeptidase, whose translation MITEKPEYKSKADFTPTVQFVIFCAVAIGLITAGNVIAMGIIFMLYGLDALKLIMAMNLTSPQAIQSLWLLQIVGTTLPILFTPIVFSKFIVRNTSAYLLAGTRFPLALLAIVFSLMIMSSPVMEVLINLNQKMVLPDFLKAIEDWMRSSEEAAQKATEALLKMNTWLDMVKCLLLVGLVTAIAEELMFRGALQTIFIRWTNNPHLAIWITATLFSAFHMEFFGFLPRLMLGVFFGYFAYWSGSVWPAVWAHFLNNGSAVVLTYLYQHKKLNIDPNNQHAFNYSLYALSLIITVALLLIYRKTALERNNLSAH comes from the coding sequence ATGATCACTGAAAAACCAGAATATAAAAGCAAGGCAGACTTTACCCCTACTGTACAGTTTGTTATCTTTTGTGCAGTTGCCATTGGCTTAATTACTGCCGGTAATGTTATAGCAATGGGCATTATATTTATGCTTTATGGTTTAGATGCCTTAAAGCTTATTATGGCTATGAACTTGACCTCTCCGCAAGCAATACAGTCGCTTTGGCTATTGCAGATTGTGGGAACAACATTACCTATCCTGTTTACACCAATCGTGTTCAGCAAATTTATTGTACGCAATACATCAGCATATTTGCTTGCCGGCACGCGCTTTCCGCTGGCATTACTGGCCATTGTTTTCTCGCTGATGATCATGAGCAGCCCTGTTATGGAAGTGCTGATTAACCTTAACCAAAAAATGGTACTTCCTGATTTTTTGAAGGCCATTGAAGATTGGATGCGCTCATCAGAAGAGGCGGCGCAAAAGGCTACTGAGGCTTTGTTAAAGATGAACACATGGTTGGATATGGTCAAATGCCTGCTACTGGTTGGCCTGGTAACGGCCATTGCTGAGGAACTAATGTTCAGGGGGGCACTACAAACTATATTTATCAGGTGGACCAATAACCCCCATCTGGCCATATGGATCACGGCAACCTTGTTTAGCGCATTCCATATGGAGTTCTTTGGTTTTTTGCCGCGGTTAATGCTTGGTGTATTTTTTGGCTACTTTGCTTATTGGAGCGGCAGCGTTTGGCCTGCGGTATGGGCTCACTTTTTAAATAACGGCTCGGCAGTGGTGTTAACCTACCTTTATCAACATAAAAAGCTCAACATTGACCCCAATAACCAGCATGCCTTTAATTACAGTTTGTATGCTTTAAGTTTGATAATTACTGTAGCTTTGTTATTAATTTACCGTAAAACAGCTCTCGAAAGAAACAACCTCAGCGCGCATTAA
- a CDS encoding Gfo/Idh/MocA family oxidoreductase, producing MKNTHPFSRRSFMRLAGIGAGTLILSSVWPAWAKTKPGKKLGIALVGLGGYSSGQLAPALQQTQHCYLAGIVTGTPSKAKDWAKKYNIPQNNIYNYQNFDSIKDNPDIDIVYVVLPVSMHKEFTIRAAKAGKHVICEKPMALNVADCLEMINVCKKANRMLSIGYRLHFDPYHQEVMRLGQQKVLGALTSLEAANGFRWGSTPTWRLKKAMSGGGSLMDMGIYTIQAARYTTGEEPIAVTAQQEKTRPDLFNEVDETVFFELEFPGGFKAQCKSSYNNNWSSLKAATQRGGFELSPSFYYNGLQGKTTKGPLVYQPMNQQAAQMDNFAQCVALRKPTRVPGEEGLKDMKVIEAIYRSLDNGGRRELV from the coding sequence ATGAAAAATACGCATCCATTCTCTCGGCGGTCGTTTATGCGGCTCGCCGGCATAGGCGCAGGCACTCTTATTCTAAGCTCAGTATGGCCGGCCTGGGCTAAAACCAAGCCTGGTAAAAAGCTGGGTATTGCGCTGGTTGGCTTGGGCGGTTACAGCAGCGGGCAACTGGCGCCTGCATTGCAGCAAACACAGCATTGTTACCTGGCTGGTATTGTAACCGGTACGCCTTCCAAAGCTAAGGATTGGGCAAAAAAGTACAATATCCCACAAAATAACATTTACAATTATCAGAATTTTGATAGCATAAAAGACAACCCGGATATTGATATTGTATACGTGGTGCTCCCGGTATCTATGCACAAGGAATTTACCATTAGGGCGGCTAAAGCCGGCAAGCATGTTATTTGTGAAAAGCCCATGGCCCTTAACGTGGCAGACTGCCTTGAGATGATTAATGTCTGTAAAAAAGCTAACCGAATGCTATCTATTGGTTACCGCTTGCATTTTGATCCTTACCATCAGGAAGTAATGCGACTTGGGCAGCAAAAAGTGCTGGGCGCTCTAACCAGCCTTGAAGCAGCCAACGGTTTTAGATGGGGAAGCACGCCTACTTGGCGCTTAAAAAAGGCAATGTCGGGCGGTGGTTCACTGATGGATATGGGCATTTACACCATACAAGCCGCTCGCTACACCACTGGTGAGGAACCAATAGCTGTTACCGCACAACAGGAAAAGACACGCCCCGATTTATTTAACGAAGTTGATGAAACTGTGTTTTTTGAGTTAGAATTTCCTGGCGGCTTTAAAGCGCAGTGTAAAAGCAGCTACAATAATAATTGGAGCAGCCTAAAGGCTGCTACGCAGCGGGGCGGCTTTGAACTTAGTCCGAGTTTTTATTATAACGGTCTTCAAGGCAAAACTACTAAGGGCCCCTTGGTTTACCAGCCAATGAACCAGCAAGCTGCCCAAATGGATAACTTTGCACAATGTGTTGCCCTGCGTAAGCCAACCCGTGTACCTGGCGAGGAGGGACTTAAAGATATGAAGGTAATTGAGGCTATATACCGTAGCCTGGACAACGGCGGCCGCAGGGAATTGGTATAA
- the apaG gene encoding Co2+/Mg2+ efflux protein ApaG: MATTTITDGVRISVETQYQPEYSNPANEHYMFAYKIHIENLSDYTVQLMRRHWHIFDSNGSRREVEGEGVIGQQPIIEPGESHEYISGCNLKTDMGSMKGEYQMQRLLDNSLFDAQIPEFYLVAPFKMN, encoded by the coding sequence ATGGCTACTACTACAATTACAGACGGGGTTAGGATTTCGGTTGAAACACAGTACCAGCCTGAATATTCTAATCCGGCAAACGAGCATTATATGTTCGCCTATAAAATACATATTGAGAATTTAAGTGATTACACCGTTCAGCTCATGCGCCGCCACTGGCATATATTCGACTCAAACGGCAGCCGCCGGGAAGTGGAAGGCGAAGGCGTGATTGGTCAGCAGCCTATAATTGAACCAGGTGAATCGCACGAGTATATATCGGGGTGTAATTTAAAGACAGATATGGGCAGCATGAAAGGTGAATACCAGATGCAGCGTCTATTGGATAACAGCCTGTTCGATGCACAAATACCTGAGTTCTATTTGGTCGCACCGTTCAAAATGAACTAA
- a CDS encoding phosphatidylserine decarboxylase family protein, with product MTFHKEGYTSMALCILFIFVLNALVHFFYPDAVVLKWIVYILSFLLFVIILQFFRSPKFAITTHNQHVICPADGKVVVIEEVEETEYLKDKRIQISVFMSPVNVHVNRNPIAGVVKYFKYHPGKYLVAWHPKSSTENERTTIAIENPEGVTVLFRQIAGALARRIVWYVKEGQQVEQGQQFGFIKFGSRVDIFLPIGTQVNVNLGDKVKGGRTILAELTA from the coding sequence ATGACTTTTCATAAAGAAGGATATACCTCCATGGCCCTGTGCATTCTGTTTATATTTGTACTGAATGCGCTGGTGCACTTTTTTTATCCGGATGCCGTAGTGCTCAAATGGATTGTATACATCCTGTCGTTTTTACTGTTTGTGATTATCCTGCAGTTTTTCAGAAGCCCTAAATTTGCCATAACAACGCATAACCAGCATGTGATTTGCCCGGCAGACGGCAAAGTAGTGGTGATTGAAGAGGTGGAAGAGACCGAATATTTGAAAGACAAGCGCATCCAGATTTCAGTTTTCATGTCGCCTGTTAATGTGCACGTAAACCGTAACCCTATAGCAGGTGTGGTAAAATATTTCAAGTATCACCCGGGTAAATATCTTGTTGCGTGGCACCCTAAATCATCTACTGAAAACGAGCGTACTACCATTGCCATTGAAAACCCGGAAGGCGTAACCGTACTTTTCAGGCAAATTGCCGGTGCCTTAGCCCGTCGTATTGTTTGGTATGTTAAAGAAGGACAGCAAGTGGAGCAGGGCCAGCAATTTGGCTTTATTAAATTTGGTTCACGTGTTGATATCTTCTTACCTATAGGTACACAAGTTAATGTGAACCTGGGTGATAAGGTAAAAGGCGGCCGTACTATTTTGGCCGAACTAACAGCTTAA
- the dusB gene encoding tRNA dihydrouridine synthase DusB, with translation MSVQIGNIDLGEFPLLLAPMEDVSDPPFRYVCKQNGADMMYTEFISSEGLIRDAAKSRQKLDIFEYERPIGIQIFGSDINSMREATEIATQAGPDLMDINYGCPVKNVACRGAGASLLQDIDKMVAMTKAVVEATHLPVTVKTRLGWDDNTKNVYEVAERLQDVGIKALTIHGRTRAQMYKGVADWTLISKIKKNPRIQIPIFGNGDIDSPEKAANWRLEYGVDGMMIGRAAIGYPWIFREVKHFFETGEHREKPTIAERIDVCKTHLQKSIEWKGPKTGVFEMRRHYSNYFKGLENFKEFRTRLVSTENIEELFDILWQINERYTAEMA, from the coding sequence ATGTCGGTACAAATAGGAAATATTGATTTAGGAGAATTCCCGCTGTTGCTGGCGCCCATGGAGGATGTGAGCGACCCGCCCTTTCGCTATGTGTGCAAGCAAAACGGTGCGGATATGATGTATACAGAGTTTATCTCGTCTGAAGGCTTGATACGCGACGCCGCAAAGAGCCGGCAAAAGCTGGATATATTTGAGTATGAGCGCCCCATTGGCATCCAGATTTTTGGCAGTGATATTAACAGCATGCGCGAGGCTACGGAGATTGCCACGCAAGCCGGGCCCGATCTGATGGACATTAATTACGGTTGCCCGGTTAAAAACGTAGCTTGCCGTGGCGCCGGCGCCAGCTTGTTGCAGGATATTGATAAAATGGTAGCCATGACCAAAGCTGTTGTGGAAGCTACACACCTGCCGGTAACTGTAAAAACCCGCCTCGGCTGGGACGATAACACTAAAAACGTTTATGAAGTGGCCGAACGCCTGCAGGATGTAGGCATTAAAGCTCTTACCATACATGGCCGTACCCGCGCTCAAATGTATAAAGGCGTAGCCGATTGGACCTTAATAAGCAAGATCAAGAAAAATCCACGCATACAGATACCAATTTTTGGTAACGGTGATATTGATTCGCCCGAAAAAGCAGCCAACTGGCGGTTAGAATATGGTGTAGATGGTATGATGATTGGCAGAGCGGCTATTGGTTATCCCTGGATATTCAGAGAAGTAAAACACTTTTTTGAAACCGGAGAGCATCGCGAAAAGCCTACTATTGCCGAGCGTATTGATGTTTGTAAAACACACCTGCAAAAATCAATAGAGTGGAAAGGCCCTAAAACAGGTGTTTTTGAGATGCGCCGCCATTATTCGAACTACTTTAAGGGGTTGGAAAACTTTAAAGAGTTCAGGACGAGACTGGTATCAACGGAAAATATCGAGGAGCTATTTGACATTTTATGGCAAATAAATGAAAGATATACAGCTGAAATGGCTTGA